The Inediibacterium massiliense genome has a segment encoding these proteins:
- a CDS encoding DNA-directed RNA polymerase subunit alpha — protein sequence MIEIEKPKIECVELNPDNTYGKFVVEPLERGYGITLGNSLRRILLSSLPGVAVTSVKIDGVLHEFSTVPGVKEDITEIILNLKELSAMLYSDEPKIVRIEAQGPGKVTAGDIIADADVEILNSDLHIATLEDDAKLVMEITLSKGRGYVPAENNKTPGMPIGVLPVDSIYTPVKKVSYHVENTRVGQVTDYDKLTLEVWTDGSIKPDEGVSLGAKIMNDHLRLFIDLTDHVDNVEIMVEKEEDKKEKVMEMTIEELELSVRSYNCLKRAGINTVEELTDKSEEDMMKVRNLGKKSLEEVQQKLEELGLGLKPSEE from the coding sequence ATGATTGAAATAGAAAAGCCTAAAATAGAATGCGTAGAACTAAACCCAGACAATACTTATGGAAAATTTGTAGTAGAGCCTCTAGAAAGAGGCTATGGAATTACGCTGGGAAATAGTTTACGAAGAATATTGCTTTCATCTTTACCAGGTGTTGCAGTTACATCTGTAAAGATAGATGGTGTACTTCATGAATTTTCAACAGTTCCTGGAGTAAAAGAAGATATAACAGAAATTATATTAAACCTAAAGGAATTATCTGCAATGCTTTATTCTGATGAACCAAAAATAGTTAGAATTGAAGCACAAGGACCTGGCAAAGTAACTGCTGGAGACATTATTGCAGATGCTGATGTGGAAATATTAAATTCTGATCTTCATATTGCCACTTTGGAAGATGATGCAAAGCTTGTGATGGAAATAACCCTTTCTAAGGGTAGAGGGTATGTTCCTGCAGAAAACAATAAAACACCTGGAATGCCTATTGGTGTATTACCAGTTGACTCCATATACACACCAGTTAAAAAAGTTAGCTATCATGTAGAAAATACAAGAGTGGGTCAAGTAACAGACTATGATAAACTTACATTAGAAGTATGGACGGATGGTAGTATTAAACCAGATGAAGGAGTCTCTCTAGGAGCTAAAATTATGAATGATCATTTAAGATTATTCATTGATTTGACAGATCATGTAGATAATGTAGAGATCATGGTAGAAAAAGAAGAAGATAAAAAAGAAAAAGTTATGGAAATGACTATTGAAGAACTTGAACTTTCTGTAAGATCTTATAACTGTTTAAAAAGAGCAGGGATCAATACAGTAGAAGAGCTAACGGATAAATCAGAAGAAGACATGATGAAAGTAAGAAATTTAGGTAAAAAATCCCTTGAAGAGGTACAGCAGAAACTAGAAGAACTTGGTTTAGGCTTAAAACCTAGTGAGGAATAG
- the rplQ gene encoding 50S ribosomal protein L17, producing the protein MAGHRKLGRPTAHRNLMLRNLVTSLLREGRINTTETRAKEIRRLAEKMITLGKRGDLHAKRQALAYIFDETVVKKVFDELAPKYAERNGGYTRILKVGPRRGDAAEMVIIELV; encoded by the coding sequence ATGGCAGGACATCGTAAATTGGGCCGTCCAACTGCACATAGAAATTTGATGTTAAGAAATCTTGTTACAAGCCTGCTAAGAGAAGGGCGTATCAATACTACTGAAACAAGAGCCAAAGAAATACGTAGACTTGCAGAAAAAATGATTACTCTTGGAAAAAGAGGAGATTTACATGCAAAACGTCAAGCTTTAGCTTATATATTTGATGAAACAGTAGTAAAAAAAGTATTTGATGAATTAGCACCAAAATATGCAGAAAGAAATGGCGGATATACAAGAATTTTAAAGGTAGGACCTCGTAGAGGAGATGCCGCTGAAATGGTTATTATAGAATTAGTGTAG
- a CDS encoding tryptophan transporter: protein MGLRKNMITALLIALGFILRQVVPGSIGGMSFDIVLSMMFICLIIDESFKGALLTAFLGGVITAMTTTFPGGQIPNLIDKIVTCIVLFLVIKIMGHLKNNIIGVGILAFIGTIVSGGVFLLSASYLVGLPAPLKALFIGVVLPATIMNIGITVVVYKAVKVSLKALGLHYIHE from the coding sequence ATGGGATTAAGAAAAAATATGATCACAGCATTATTAATTGCCTTAGGATTTATATTACGTCAGGTTGTACCAGGTTCTATTGGAGGAATGTCTTTTGATATTGTATTATCTATGATGTTTATTTGCCTAATCATAGATGAAAGTTTTAAAGGAGCATTGCTTACGGCTTTTTTAGGAGGAGTGATTACTGCTATGACTACTACTTTTCCAGGAGGGCAGATTCCTAATTTAATAGATAAAATAGTTACTTGCATTGTTTTATTTTTAGTGATAAAGATTATGGGACATTTGAAAAATAATATAATAGGAGTGGGAATATTAGCTTTTATAGGAACAATAGTAAGTGGAGGAGTATTTCTTTTATCAGCAAGCTATTTAGTAGGTCTTCCTGCCCCTCTTAAAGCTTTGTTTATAGGAGTAGTACTTCCGGCTACGATTATGAATATAGGGATTACTGTTGTAGTATATAAAGCAGTAAAAGTGTCATTGAAAGCTTTAGGACTTCATTATATACATGAATAA
- a CDS encoding energy-coupling factor transporter ATPase, whose product MKNIIEIKDLIYEYRKDEHEKVQALKGVTLNVEPGEFLVVIGHNGSGKSTMAKHINALLLPSGGKVCVKGLDTLDESKLWNIRQSAGMVFQNPDNQIVATVVEEDVAFGLENLGIPPSEIRDRVDRALKAVGMYGFRKKGPHLLSGGQKQRVAIAGVIAMKPECIILDEPTAMLDPSGRKEVMDTIHRLNKEEGITIVHITHYMDEAVCADRVIVMEDGNMVLEGSPKKVFSQVNTLKQLGLDVPQVTELAYQLKKEGISIPTDILTIDEMVEYLCQF is encoded by the coding sequence ATGAAGAACATTATTGAAATAAAAGACCTTATATATGAATATAGAAAAGATGAACATGAAAAGGTACAGGCACTTAAGGGTGTTACATTAAATGTAGAGCCAGGAGAATTTTTAGTAGTCATAGGTCACAATGGCTCAGGAAAATCTACTATGGCAAAGCATATTAATGCACTGCTCCTTCCTAGTGGAGGAAAAGTTTGTGTAAAAGGCTTAGATACCTTAGATGAGTCAAAATTATGGAATATAAGACAAAGTGCAGGAATGGTTTTTCAAAATCCAGATAATCAAATAGTAGCTACTGTAGTAGAAGAAGATGTTGCCTTTGGTCTTGAAAATTTAGGAATTCCTCCAAGTGAGATAAGAGATAGAGTAGATCGGGCTCTAAAGGCTGTAGGGATGTATGGATTTAGGAAAAAGGGTCCTCATCTATTGTCAGGAGGACAAAAGCAAAGAGTAGCTATTGCAGGTGTCATTGCTATGAAACCAGAATGTATTATATTAGATGAACCTACAGCTATGCTTGACCCATCTGGAAGAAAAGAAGTAATGGATACGATTCACAGACTCAATAAAGAAGAGGGAATTACTATTGTTCATATTACTCATTATATGGATGAGGCAGTATGTGCTGATCGAGTAATTGTTATGGAAGATGGAAATATGGTATTAGAGGGAAGTCCTAAGAAAGTTTTCTCCCAAGTAAATACTTTAAAACAATTGGGCTTAGATGTGCCTCAAGTTACAGAGCTTGCTTATCAATTAAAAAAAGAAGGAATTTCAATTCCTACGGATATACTAACAATAGATGAGATGGTGGAATATTTATGTCAATTTTAA
- a CDS encoding energy-coupling factor transporter ATPase yields MSILIENLTHIYNPNTPFETTALNNVNVEIEKGEFIGLIGHTGSGKSTLIQHLNGLLKPSSGKIIINDFDITKKGVSLKEIRQRVGLVFQYPEHQLFEETVYKDVAFGPMNLGLTEKEIDKRVKESIELVGLSFEDVKDRSPFELSGGQKRRVAIAGVVAMKPEVLILDEPTAGLDPKSRDEVLNQIKILHEKYKITIILVSHSMEDIARLVDKIFVMHQGNLVLTGEPKEVFSKAEYLESLGLGVPQITNLMKKLKKIGKDITEDIFTVEDAKHEILKLIRGK; encoded by the coding sequence ATGTCAATTTTAATAGAAAATTTAACTCATATATATAATCCAAATACTCCTTTTGAAACCACAGCTTTAAATAATGTAAATGTGGAGATAGAAAAGGGTGAGTTTATAGGTTTGATAGGACATACAGGATCAGGAAAATCAACACTGATTCAACATCTAAATGGACTTTTAAAGCCTTCATCAGGGAAAATTATCATTAATGACTTTGATATTACAAAAAAAGGAGTATCTCTAAAAGAAATAAGGCAAAGAGTAGGTCTTGTTTTTCAGTATCCAGAGCATCAACTCTTTGAAGAGACTGTATATAAAGATGTAGCCTTTGGCCCTATGAATTTGGGACTTACAGAAAAAGAAATAGATAAAAGAGTGAAAGAATCTATAGAACTTGTAGGACTTTCCTTTGAAGATGTAAAGGATAGATCTCCTTTTGAATTAAGTGGAGGTCAAAAGAGAAGAGTAGCTATTGCAGGTGTAGTGGCTATGAAGCCTGAGGTATTAATATTAGATGAACCGACTGCAGGCCTTGATCCTAAGTCAAGAGATGAAGTATTAAATCAAATTAAAATTCTTCATGAAAAATATAAAATAACCATTATTTTGGTCTCTCATAGTATGGAGGATATTGCAAGATTAGTAGATAAAATCTTTGTTATGCATCAAGGAAATTTAGTTCTTACAGGAGAGCCTAAAGAAGTCTTTAGTAAGGCTGAGTATTTAGAAAGCTTAGGATTAGGAGTTCCACAGATTACAAATTTAATGAAGAAATTAAAAAAAATAGGTAAAGATATCACAGAAGATATTTTTACAGTTGAAGATGCAAAACATGAGATATTAAAGTTGATAAGGGGAAAATAA
- a CDS encoding energy-coupling factor transporter transmembrane component T family protein, protein MLKDITIGQYYPVDSIIHRLDPRIKILSTFAYILALFIVKDFTAYLYPVIFLGGVVILSKVPPSYMLRGLKPLFLIIILTFSINIFMTKGEVIYELGPLDITKEGLHQAIFMALRLILLIIGTSLLTLTTSPIQLTDGIEKLLNPFKKIGVPAHELSMMMTIALRFIPTLLEETDKIMKAQMARGADFESGNILNRAKSLVPLLVPLFISAFRRADELAMAMEARCYRGGENRTRMKELSFHTRDFIASFVTMSMIVLIIVDRFI, encoded by the coding sequence ATGTTAAAGGACATTACTATAGGACAATATTATCCAGTAGATTCTATCATTCATAGATTAGATCCAAGGATAAAAATTCTTTCTACATTTGCTTATATTTTAGCTTTATTTATTGTAAAGGATTTTACAGCTTATTTATATCCAGTAATTTTCTTAGGAGGAGTAGTGATTCTTTCGAAGGTACCACCTTCTTATATGTTAAGGGGACTCAAACCATTATTTTTAATTATTATTCTTACTTTTAGCATTAATATATTTATGACCAAAGGAGAAGTTATATATGAGTTAGGGCCATTAGATATTACAAAAGAAGGATTACATCAAGCAATTTTTATGGCTTTAAGGCTTATATTATTAATTATAGGAACATCTCTTTTAACACTCACTACCTCTCCTATACAACTGACAGATGGAATAGAGAAACTTTTGAATCCATTTAAAAAAATAGGGGTTCCAGCTCATGAGTTATCTATGATGATGACTATTGCCTTAAGATTTATTCCTACTTTATTAGAAGAAACAGATAAGATCATGAAGGCACAAATGGCAAGAGGAGCTGACTTTGAAAGTGGAAATATATTAAATAGAGCGAAAAGTTTAGTACCTTTATTGGTCCCTTTATTTATTAGTGCTTTTAGAAGAGCAGATGAACTTGCTATGGCTATGGAAGCAAGATGCTATAGAGGAGGAGAAAATAGAACAAGAATGAAAGAATTGTCTTTTCATACGAGAGATTTTATTGCTTCATTTGTTACAATGAGTATGATTGTATTAATCATAGTAGATCGATTCATATAG
- the truA gene encoding tRNA pseudouridine(38-40) synthase TruA, with amino-acid sequence MKNVKMIIEYDGTNFYGWQKQKNARTVQEEIEKALERILKKNVKINGSGRTDAGVHALGQVANFCEDFTIPVEKIPIALNSILPEDISITAAKEENKNFHARYDAIGKKYIYKIYNGSVRKPIFRNYSYFVPHSLNIEAMERACEFFIGEYDFKGFMSSGSSVIDTKRIIYEMKLYKKDEMIILETKGNGFLYNMVRIIAGTLIDVGKEKINYLDISDIIKSGNRKKAGHTAPPQGLYLSEVYYNL; translated from the coding sequence ATGAAGAATGTAAAGATGATTATAGAATATGATGGAACAAATTTTTATGGATGGCAAAAACAAAAAAATGCAAGAACGGTACAAGAAGAAATAGAAAAAGCACTAGAGAGAATATTAAAAAAAAATGTAAAAATTAATGGATCTGGAAGAACAGATGCAGGGGTCCATGCACTAGGACAAGTGGCAAACTTTTGTGAAGATTTTACGATTCCTGTTGAAAAGATTCCTATTGCTTTAAATTCTATTTTACCAGAGGATATTTCTATTACAGCTGCAAAAGAAGAAAATAAAAATTTTCATGCAAGATACGATGCTATAGGAAAAAAATATATATATAAAATATATAATGGTTCTGTAAGAAAGCCTATCTTTCGAAATTATTCTTATTTTGTTCCTCATTCATTAAATATAGAAGCTATGGAAAGGGCTTGTGAGTTTTTTATAGGAGAGTATGATTTTAAAGGATTTATGTCATCTGGAAGTAGCGTGATAGATACCAAAAGAATCATATATGAAATGAAATTATATAAAAAAGATGAAATGATCATACTAGAAACAAAGGGAAATGGGTTTTTATATAATATGGTGCGTATTATAGCAGGAACTCTTATAGATGTAGGAAAAGAAAAAATAAATTATTTAGATATTTCAGATATTATAAAATCAGGGAATAGAAAAAAGGCAGGACATACAGCACCACCACAAGGATTGTATTTGTCAGAAGTTTATTACAATCTTTAA
- the rplM gene encoding 50S ribosomal protein L13 yields the protein MKSFVAKPQEVERKWYVVDAEAKTLGRLASQVASILRGKNKPTYTPHVDTGDFVIVINADKIAVTGKKMNQKMYRHHTGYVGNLKEVAFKDMLAKKPERIIELAVKGMLPKNSLGRQMFKKLKVYSGSEHNHEAQRPETLDI from the coding sequence ATGAAATCATTTGTTGCAAAGCCACAAGAGGTTGAAAGAAAGTGGTACGTAGTAGATGCTGAGGCAAAAACATTAGGTCGTTTAGCTTCACAAGTGGCATCGATTTTAAGAGGAAAAAATAAACCAACATATACACCACATGTAGATACTGGAGATTTCGTTATTGTAATCAATGCAGACAAAATTGCTGTAACAGGTAAAAAAATGAATCAAAAAATGTATAGACATCATACAGGTTATGTAGGAAACTTAAAAGAAGTTGCTTTTAAGGATATGCTTGCTAAAAAGCCTGAAAGAATTATTGAATTAGCTGTAAAAGGAATGCTTCCAAAAAATAGTTTAGGAAGACAAATGTTCAAAAAATTAAAAGTATATAGTGGTTCTGAGCATAATCATGAAGCTCAAAGACCAGAAACTCTAGATATATAG
- the rpsI gene encoding 30S ribosomal protein S9: protein MASVQYYGTGRRKTSIARVRLVPGEGKVTINGRDIDNYLDYETLKREVRMPLVLTETEGKFDVIAKVHGGGFTGQAGALRHGISRALLKAEGELRPILKKAGFLTRDSRMKERKKYGLKKARRAPQFSKR, encoded by the coding sequence ATGGCAAGTGTACAATACTATGGAACAGGAAGAAGAAAAACTTCTATTGCAAGAGTAAGATTAGTTCCTGGAGAAGGAAAAGTTACAATCAATGGAAGAGATATAGATAATTACTTGGATTATGAAACATTAAAAAGAGAAGTAAGAATGCCTCTTGTATTAACTGAGACGGAAGGAAAATTTGATGTGATAGCAAAAGTTCATGGTGGTGGATTCACAGGACAAGCTGGAGCATTAAGACATGGTATTTCAAGAGCATTATTAAAAGCTGAAGGAGAATTAAGACCTATTCTTAAAAAAGCTGGTTTCTTAACAAGAGATTCTAGAATGAAAGAAAGAAAGAAATATGGATTAAAGAAAGCAAGACGTGCACCACAATTCTCCAAAAGATAG
- a CDS encoding AI-2E family transporter, with protein sequence MRHWFSKKEWKRSVHTLIIIILSIVFYKFMDNMNGLYSSIYEKLVIFIDACKPFLLAVVIAYIFNPIVKWVERKVVGQVLSKERQKYNRMISTVCVFILFILMIVLILVHGIPRISMSIKDLLSSLPNFVYDHQNKIIDWVHNLYKNDVYNIAPTIEKNINHLFLNISKIFQGILNNILDSVIELTSKTLNIFVTLIASFYILIDKDSLIKGLEKILRALFKEDHIESLKNFSKEADTIFVKFVIGKSIDSFIIGVMAFVGLSLMKSPYILLISLIVGITNMIPYFGPLIGEIVGFIFVSFYSPIKALWVLLFLAILQQFDSFYLGPKILGDKMGISPLWIIFSIALGGSLFGIIGMFLGVPAISVIIVVVRRFVDKRLEMKNQIKLQK encoded by the coding sequence ATGCGACACTGGTTTTCAAAGAAAGAATGGAAACGTTCTGTACATACTCTAATCATTATTATATTGTCTATTGTATTTTATAAATTTATGGACAATATGAATGGATTGTATTCTTCTATTTATGAAAAGCTAGTAATTTTCATAGATGCTTGCAAACCATTTTTATTAGCAGTAGTGATTGCTTATATTTTTAATCCTATTGTAAAATGGGTTGAAAGAAAAGTAGTGGGGCAGGTATTATCAAAGGAGCGTCAAAAATACAATCGAATGATTAGTACCGTATGTGTATTTATCCTATTTATATTGATGATTGTACTTATATTGGTACATGGTATTCCAAGAATATCTATGAGTATAAAAGATCTTTTAAGTAGTTTACCTAATTTTGTTTATGATCATCAAAATAAAATTATTGATTGGGTACATAATCTTTATAAAAATGATGTGTACAATATAGCTCCAACCATTGAAAAAAATATTAATCATTTATTTTTAAATATTAGTAAAATTTTTCAAGGGATATTAAATAATATTTTAGATAGTGTCATTGAACTTACTTCAAAAACTTTAAATATATTTGTTACTTTGATTGCATCTTTTTATATTTTGATTGATAAAGATTCCTTGATCAAAGGATTAGAAAAAATTCTTAGAGCATTATTTAAGGAAGATCATATAGAAAGTCTTAAAAATTTTTCTAAAGAAGCAGATACTATATTTGTAAAATTTGTAATAGGAAAGTCTATAGACTCATTTATTATAGGTGTAATGGCATTTGTAGGATTATCTTTGATGAAAAGTCCCTATATATTATTGATTAGTTTAATTGTAGGGATTACAAATATGATTCCTTATTTTGGGCCTTTGATTGGAGAAATCGTAGGATTTATATTTGTCTCTTTTTATAGTCCTATAAAAGCTTTATGGGTACTATTATTTCTTGCGATTTTACAACAATTTGATAGTTTCTACTTGGGACCTAAAATACTTGGAGATAAAATGGGTATTAGTCCATTGTGGATTATTTTTTCTATTGCATTAGGTGGAAGTCTATTTGGAATCATTGGTATGTTTTTAGGAGTACCAGCTATATCAGTGATTATTGTAGTAGTAAGAAGGTTTGTAGATAAAAGGTTGGAGATGAAAAATCAAATAAAATTACAAAAATAA
- a CDS encoding aspartyl-phosphate phosphatase Spo0E family protein produces the protein MSSIEQKKKIEAIYAELCVLLSKNDYDLQTYEIIQCSQKLDQFIVDYMRKKFFL, from the coding sequence ATGTCATCTATTGAACAAAAGAAAAAAATAGAAGCTATTTATGCTGAATTATGTGTTTTATTGAGTAAAAATGATTATGATCTCCAAACCTATGAAATCATTCAATGTAGCCAAAAATTAGATCAATTTATTGTAGATTATATGCGTAAAAAATTCTTCCTTTGA
- a CDS encoding MazG-like family protein → MKQYTTFKQISLPKLNNLQPGLESTCLKLMEEAGELAQAIGKFRGLNGEKINIEEEEVIEMISKELLDVAQVAISMMFVLEEEYHINIKEKVDGHIQKLVEKGYIKLEK, encoded by the coding sequence ATGAAGCAATATACAACTTTTAAACAGATTAGCTTACCTAAATTAAATAATTTACAACCAGGATTAGAATCCACTTGTTTAAAGCTTATGGAGGAAGCAGGAGAACTGGCACAAGCAATAGGAAAATTTAGAGGTTTAAATGGAGAAAAGATCAACATAGAAGAAGAAGAAGTCATTGAAATGATTTCGAAAGAACTTTTAGATGTAGCTCAAGTAGCCATATCCATGATGTTTGTTCTTGAAGAAGAATATCATATCAACATTAAAGAAAAAGTAGATGGACATATTCAAAAGTTAGTAGAAAAAGGATATATTAAATTAGAAAAATAA
- the cwlD gene encoding N-acetylmuramoyl-L-alanine amidase CwlD produces MNKIDYKKCIKEEESLIVVMKKKWILRFFVLCLGLYIFSLSTQILEVSNRIMLNKVIIIDAGHGGVDGGAVSKSGVCESHINLSIALKVRKLLEQDGAIVLLTRNQDVGLYTEDGSIRKKKNEDLRNRKKMRDESDADLFVSIHMNSFGDSKYYGAQTFYPKDSKESKKVSEYIQEELIKVLDKGNTRKAKEKSDVYLLKESNIPMVLIECGFLSNQQEEKLLQDSKYQEKVAWSIYTGIMKYFQQDKI; encoded by the coding sequence ATGAATAAAATAGATTATAAAAAATGTATAAAGGAGGAAGAAAGTTTGATTGTAGTCATGAAAAAAAAATGGATTCTTCGTTTTTTTGTATTATGTCTTGGATTATATATATTTAGTTTGTCTACACAAATTTTAGAAGTTTCGAATAGGATTATGCTCAACAAAGTGATTATCATTGATGCAGGTCATGGAGGGGTAGATGGAGGGGCTGTATCTAAATCAGGTGTATGTGAAAGTCATATAAATCTTTCTATTGCATTAAAGGTAAGAAAGTTATTAGAGCAAGATGGAGCAATAGTCCTTTTAACAAGGAATCAAGATGTAGGCCTTTATACTGAAGATGGAAGTATTAGAAAGAAAAAAAATGAAGATTTAAGAAATAGAAAAAAAATGAGGGATGAAAGTGATGCAGATTTATTTGTGAGTATACATATGAATAGCTTTGGAGATTCTAAATATTATGGAGCACAAACCTTTTATCCTAAAGATTCAAAAGAAAGTAAAAAAGTATCAGAATATATACAAGAAGAACTAATTAAAGTATTAGATAAAGGGAATACTAGAAAAGCTAAGGAAAAAAGTGATGTGTATCTTTTAAAAGAATCTAACATTCCCATGGTATTAATAGAATGTGGTTTTTTATCGAATCAACAAGAAGAAAAGCTTTTACAAGATTCTAAATATCAAGAGAAAGTTGCATGGAGTATTTATACGGGAATCATGAAATATTTTCAGCAAGATAAAATATAA
- a CDS encoding (2Fe-2S) ferredoxin domain-containing protein: MITIHVCIGSACHLKGAYNVIHGLQKIVEQYHLHEQVTIKADFCLGECTKAVSVKVNDGPIISVNEKNIEEFFEEAVLRRL; this comes from the coding sequence ATGATAACCATTCATGTATGTATTGGAAGTGCCTGTCATTTAAAAGGTGCATACAATGTTATTCATGGCCTGCAAAAAATTGTAGAACAATATCATCTTCATGAACAAGTAACAATTAAAGCTGATTTTTGCCTTGGGGAGTGTACAAAAGCAGTATCTGTTAAAGTTAATGATGGCCCCATTATTTCAGTAAATGAAAAAAATATTGAGGAATTCTTTGAAGAAGCTGTTTTGAGGAGGTTATGA
- a CDS encoding [Fe-Fe] hydrogenase large subunit C-terminal domain-containing protein: MSILNFSKANCKNCYKCLRACPVKAIRIQNEQAEIVEDLCIGCGQCLMICPQNARQIKSDLQQVQDAIKSQKTVIASVAPSFPGAFDMESEEQLVTALKKLGFSYVEEAAVGADVVADLYKEYIKKEKKNNYITSACPSVNDLIEKYFPALIEYLIPIVSPMIAHGKMIKKEYGMDGHVVFIGPCPSKKIESIHFQHDGVVDSVLTFEELYQWLEEENIHLKNLENTPFDKEALQSGKSFPIAGSVLKSFLKDEKDYEMIYVDGIDQCMKVFESLQNGTINNACIEANICLGSCIGGAGMPKGERDFYKDQRKIKDYIKEKKYTKTYSQPEIKELNFFKKFLNKEVIKPKANEEQIKEILKKIGKYHIEDELNCGGCGYNTCREKAQAVFEGMAQINMCMPFMRNKAERLTNVIFEHTPNIIILVDEQLNVKEFNPTAEKVFKIKAEEIKNKQVSIILDEKLFLQVKNTKENITGYKMAYSQYEVVLLQSILYLEKQNVLLAIMTNTTSEEKHRKELVRVKERTIDAAQEVIEKQMRVAQEIASLLGETTAETKIILTKLKQIALEENGDIE; encoded by the coding sequence TTGAGCATCTTAAACTTTTCAAAAGCAAATTGCAAAAATTGTTATAAATGTCTTAGAGCATGTCCAGTAAAAGCTATTCGAATTCAGAACGAACAAGCAGAGATTGTAGAAGATTTATGTATTGGATGTGGACAGTGTTTAATGATTTGTCCACAAAATGCTAGACAAATAAAAAGTGATCTACAACAAGTGCAAGATGCCATAAAATCACAAAAAACAGTCATAGCAAGTGTAGCACCTTCGTTTCCAGGAGCGTTTGATATGGAGAGTGAAGAGCAACTTGTAACGGCTTTAAAAAAATTAGGATTTTCTTATGTAGAAGAAGCTGCTGTAGGAGCAGATGTAGTAGCAGATTTATATAAAGAATATATAAAAAAAGAGAAAAAAAATAATTATATTACTTCTGCTTGTCCCAGTGTCAATGATTTAATTGAGAAATATTTTCCAGCTTTAATTGAATATTTGATACCTATTGTATCTCCTATGATTGCTCATGGGAAAATGATTAAAAAAGAGTATGGGATGGATGGTCATGTAGTTTTTATTGGACCATGTCCATCAAAAAAAATAGAATCTATTCACTTTCAACACGATGGAGTAGTAGATAGTGTTTTGACTTTTGAAGAACTTTATCAATGGCTAGAAGAAGAAAATATTCATCTCAAGAATTTAGAGAATACTCCTTTTGACAAAGAAGCTTTACAAAGTGGAAAAAGCTTCCCTATAGCAGGGAGTGTTTTAAAAAGTTTTTTGAAAGACGAAAAGGATTATGAAATGATTTATGTAGATGGAATTGATCAATGTATGAAAGTATTTGAGTCTTTACAAAACGGAACAATTAACAATGCCTGTATCGAGGCAAATATCTGCTTAGGAAGTTGTATAGGGGGGGCAGGTATGCCTAAAGGAGAAAGAGATTTTTATAAAGATCAAAGAAAAATTAAAGATTATATTAAAGAAAAAAAATATACAAAAACTTACTCTCAACCAGAAATAAAAGAATTAAATTTTTTTAAAAAGTTTTTAAATAAAGAAGTAATCAAACCAAAGGCTAATGAAGAACAGATCAAAGAAATACTCAAAAAAATTGGAAAATATCATATAGAAGATGAACTCAATTGTGGAGGTTGTGGTTATAATACTTGCAGAGAAAAAGCACAAGCTGTATTTGAAGGTATGGCACAAATTAATATGTGTATGCCTTTTATGAGAAATAAAGCAGAAAGATTGACCAATGTAATTTTTGAACATACGCCAAATATTATTATTTTAGTAGATGAACAATTAAATGTGAAAGAATTTAATCCTACGGCAGAGAAAGTTTTTAAAATCAAAGCAGAGGAAATAAAAAATAAACAGGTTTCTATTATTTTAGATGAAAAGTTATTTTTACAAGTGAAAAATACAAAAGAAAATATAACAGGATATAAGATGGCTTATTCTCAATATGAGGTAGTATTATTACAAAGTATTTTATATTTGGAAAAACAAAATGTTTTACTTGCAATTATGACCAATACTACATCAGAGGAAAAACATCGAAAAGAACTTGTTCGAGTAAAAGAAAGAACTATAGATGCTGCACAAGAGGTTATAGAAAAACAAATGAGAGTGGCACAAGAGATTGCAAGCTTATTAGGGGAGACTACAGCAGAAACCAAGATCATTCTTACAAAATTAAAGCAAATTGCTTTAGAGGAAAATGGTGATATAGAATGA